One stretch of Desulfomonile tiedjei DNA includes these proteins:
- a CDS encoding AAA family ATPase, whose protein sequence is MFPVQFDHSVLDTLPVPTNQDVARVTQILRAIVSRRIMPYFKKSRGTDPIVAARVMDHVTIERLEDDQNRVRCVSLITMREYLWVLHVHERVFDYITFAIPSAPESRLGGETPEEGKILALAEFMLRHQVEHLLYPLRAEREVIQSDAAFAMERREADPTFYRMLRQSLSDPMNGITGAQYLSLFDFAEKAEPTQDILDQIVDQFAPVLADLPENLAEDVFSLLDIELKTKVLGVCYQWSADASYSLPKRASILYRLLRLFLMLKTCDRNEAKAVLGGFNDRWGLEGVLRDLGLPKERWAVNDEAGTLALFEERLNKFLDETRDFQPKVGPTQALPAAPSKPVQPEAKTLKDRIEEVRNNPAFPLQVMEVIDKNKLNTAGVSGYKYNELIETLLAIPWGRIHSIDVLPEEFEAGLNNTHYGLCRPKETICDFFTNLIWRYKSFSEKNPAGWRRNGSSFLFVGPPGVGKTSFAISIAENLRIPYHKLSLGGMKDEADLRGHGFTYEGSKPGAIVQGLIRMAAMNGMFIMDEADKTEKFAISTLLEILDPEQNHLFHDKYTQTTVDIDLSNCHFVLTANTLETVPPPVINRCEVVILDRYSLDEKVAIAQQHLIERVRQRYQIDAEQIALDPDQEEDLLRYLVKTYTREAGVRELERIIRTLFLRIFRKELLTKQSASVVITRQKVKQYLEEPLPPRLINPDDRVGETMALGINVELGIGSMIPIQATEIQPGVPGEPRQAYLSVVHATGNIQRIMDESRKVAATAIQYCGDKLGLSGDQERGPIHLHFMGGSTPKDGPSAGGAIALALASVLSRRRVRRDVAMTGEIDTQGRITLVGGLDVKLETACDAGCKTVIIPRENLYGQEGIERLSDALKHEIQALTYEEWKGVHEVFDHSRHVLQVVAVDHMAQAADVAFIYEEDLKRLETCLVPHAREVSEALADSRKAPSPCFLIIYAKDVNELELDNVRELPVAGCGSVLLASEEMRRVILSRFPTIEEHAQLWEFDPSRENLGSVLAKIDDSLEGNLQGLVRLSVLAPFFFLVQQRPFLEKFYQDASLKGLILFANNYTVQGVKIKASKAVLNNVYQYLSLLDREQLDVCPFLSKRDGIYVIDLSFIPEKYRLDVKRAQEILDKSLRKWLEALETEAYKPRDGGHGPPYELREDSSRQ, encoded by the coding sequence ATGTTCCCGGTGCAATTCGATCATTCTGTTCTCGACACCTTGCCTGTACCCACCAATCAAGATGTCGCCAGAGTAACCCAGATTCTGAGGGCCATCGTGTCCCGACGGATCATGCCCTATTTCAAGAAAAGCAGAGGGACCGATCCTATTGTGGCCGCGCGGGTTATGGACCATGTGACAATAGAGCGTTTGGAGGACGATCAAAATCGAGTGCGCTGCGTGAGCCTGATCACCATGAGGGAATACCTATGGGTACTGCATGTTCATGAAAGAGTTTTTGACTACATCACTTTTGCGATTCCCAGTGCTCCAGAGTCTCGGCTCGGCGGAGAAACCCCGGAAGAAGGAAAGATACTTGCTTTAGCCGAATTCATGTTGCGCCACCAGGTCGAGCACTTGCTCTACCCGTTAAGAGCCGAACGCGAGGTGATCCAGTCCGATGCGGCCTTCGCCATGGAGAGGCGAGAGGCGGACCCCACATTTTATCGTATGCTGCGCCAGTCTTTGTCCGACCCGATGAATGGTATCACCGGGGCCCAGTATCTCTCGCTTTTCGATTTCGCGGAAAAAGCCGAGCCCACCCAGGACATCTTGGACCAGATTGTGGACCAATTCGCGCCGGTCCTGGCGGATCTTCCCGAAAACCTTGCGGAGGACGTGTTCAGCCTTCTTGACATTGAACTCAAGACCAAGGTCTTGGGCGTTTGCTATCAATGGAGCGCGGATGCCTCATACTCATTGCCGAAAAGGGCTTCTATCCTTTACAGGCTGCTAAGACTCTTCCTGATGCTGAAAACCTGCGACCGCAATGAAGCCAAGGCTGTCCTGGGCGGTTTCAACGACCGTTGGGGACTTGAGGGGGTGCTACGCGATCTGGGCCTCCCTAAAGAAAGGTGGGCCGTCAACGACGAGGCCGGCACTCTTGCCCTGTTTGAAGAGCGGCTGAACAAGTTCCTCGACGAAACCAGAGATTTTCAGCCTAAGGTCGGTCCGACGCAGGCCCTTCCAGCGGCGCCGTCGAAGCCTGTCCAACCGGAGGCCAAGACCCTCAAGGACCGCATTGAAGAAGTGCGCAACAATCCTGCCTTTCCGCTTCAGGTCATGGAAGTGATCGACAAGAACAAGCTGAACACGGCCGGAGTCAGCGGTTACAAATACAATGAGCTTATCGAGACGCTTCTGGCAATACCCTGGGGAAGGATACATAGTATTGACGTATTGCCCGAGGAATTCGAGGCCGGCCTGAACAATACTCACTACGGACTGTGTAGACCCAAGGAGACCATCTGCGACTTCTTCACCAACCTCATCTGGAGGTACAAGAGTTTTTCAGAAAAGAATCCGGCAGGATGGCGACGAAACGGAAGCTCCTTTTTGTTCGTCGGTCCGCCGGGAGTTGGCAAGACAAGCTTTGCCATTTCCATCGCCGAGAATCTCCGTATCCCATATCACAAACTCTCCCTCGGCGGGATGAAGGACGAGGCTGATTTACGAGGCCACGGATTCACTTATGAGGGCTCAAAACCGGGTGCGATCGTTCAGGGACTCATCAGAATGGCGGCCATGAACGGCATGTTCATAATGGATGAAGCCGACAAGACGGAAAAATTCGCCATCTCCACCCTTCTGGAAATCCTGGACCCCGAACAGAATCATCTGTTTCACGATAAATACACACAAACAACCGTGGACATAGACCTGTCCAATTGCCATTTCGTCCTTACCGCCAACACCCTGGAAACCGTTCCGCCGCCTGTTATCAATAGATGCGAAGTGGTCATCCTGGATCGGTACAGTCTGGACGAGAAAGTGGCCATAGCCCAACAGCACCTGATTGAACGGGTCCGGCAGAGATATCAGATCGACGCGGAACAGATCGCTCTGGACCCGGACCAGGAAGAGGACCTTCTGAGGTATCTGGTCAAGACCTACACCCGTGAGGCCGGCGTGCGGGAGCTGGAACGAATAATACGGACCCTATTCCTGAGGATATTCAGAAAGGAACTGCTGACAAAGCAAAGCGCCTCCGTGGTCATCACCAGGCAGAAAGTGAAGCAGTACCTCGAAGAACCACTTCCTCCAAGGCTGATCAACCCTGATGACCGAGTCGGTGAAACCATGGCCCTGGGCATCAATGTGGAGCTTGGTATCGGCTCGATGATTCCCATCCAGGCCACGGAGATCCAGCCGGGCGTTCCGGGCGAACCGCGTCAGGCTTACCTCAGTGTGGTTCACGCTACAGGAAACATCCAAAGAATCATGGACGAAAGCCGCAAAGTTGCCGCAACCGCTATCCAGTACTGTGGCGACAAGCTCGGGCTCTCGGGCGATCAGGAAAGGGGCCCTATTCATCTGCACTTCATGGGCGGTTCAACGCCAAAGGACGGCCCGTCCGCGGGAGGCGCGATCGCTTTGGCTCTAGCTTCGGTTCTTTCACGTCGTCGGGTCAGGAGAGACGTGGCCATGACCGGCGAGATCGACACCCAGGGAAGAATCACCTTGGTCGGAGGCCTGGACGTCAAGCTGGAAACCGCATGCGACGCGGGGTGCAAGACGGTGATCATCCCGAGAGAGAACCTCTATGGGCAAGAAGGCATCGAACGCTTGTCCGATGCCCTGAAGCACGAGATCCAGGCGCTCACTTACGAGGAATGGAAAGGCGTTCATGAAGTTTTTGACCATTCCAGGCACGTGTTGCAGGTAGTCGCTGTCGACCATATGGCACAGGCTGCCGACGTGGCGTTCATCTACGAAGAAGACCTGAAGCGCCTTGAAACTTGCCTCGTTCCTCACGCGCGCGAGGTTTCAGAAGCGCTGGCTGACTCACGCAAGGCGCCAAGCCCCTGTTTTCTTATCATATACGCCAAAGACGTTAATGAGCTTGAACTGGATAACGTCCGGGAACTCCCTGTCGCGGGTTGCGGCTCCGTGCTACTGGCATCGGAAGAGATGCGACGGGTAATCCTTTCCCGCTTCCCCACCATTGAGGAACACGCCCAATTATGGGAGTTTGATCCGAGCCGCGAGAATCTCGGCTCTGTCCTCGCGAAGATTGATGACTCGCTGGAGGGGAACCTACAGGGGCTGGTGCGTCTGTCGGTACTCGCGCCGTTCTTCTTCCTGGTGCAACAGAGACCGTTTCTGGAAAAATTTTATCAAGATGCGTCTCTTAAAGGTTTAATCCTTTTCGCCAACAACTACACAGTGCAAGGGGTGAAGATCAAGGCCTCCAAGGCGGTCCTGAACAACGTGTATCAATATCTGTCATTGCTCGACCGCGAACAGTTGGACGTATGTCCATTCCTGAGCAAGCGAGACGGCATTTATGTCATTGACCTGTCCTTCATACCTGAGAAGTATCGACTTGATGTGAAGCGAGCGCAGGAGATTTTGGACAAAAGCCTCAGGAAATGGCTGGAGGCGCTAGAGACTGAGGCATATAAACCGCGGGATGGCGGGCACGGCCCGCCCTACGAACTCCGTGAGGATTCATCAAGACAGTAG